In Leptospira sp. WS58.C1, a single genomic region encodes these proteins:
- a CDS encoding MgtC/SapB family protein, with the protein MQEFLTILDSKTIDTFTVSLRVGLIILFAGVVGWNREGKNHGAGFRTHILIGLASTVLMLLSIFIPEFYSVAGGDPSRIAAQVVSGVGFLCAGAIMKFGLTVKGLNTAASIWIVSAIGLLVGAGLYYAGFLTTVATLIILVLFDLVEERYFGKYEYKVLILDLKQKKFHRKGFKELLLRNKLRLVSESFMQDYQTKNAQIKLTIAMPRDFDILKIVDEFRNLADVIKISIEST; encoded by the coding sequence ATGCAGGAATTTCTAACCATTTTGGATTCTAAAACGATCGATACCTTCACGGTCAGTCTTCGGGTGGGGTTGATCATTCTTTTTGCGGGTGTGGTAGGCTGGAATAGGGAAGGCAAAAATCACGGTGCCGGTTTTAGGACCCATATCTTGATCGGTCTTGCTTCTACGGTTTTGATGTTATTATCCATTTTTATTCCGGAATTTTATTCGGTAGCGGGAGGAGATCCCTCTAGGATTGCGGCTCAGGTGGTTTCCGGAGTCGGGTTTTTATGTGCGGGTGCGATCATGAAGTTCGGATTGACCGTGAAAGGACTGAATACTGCAGCTTCTATCTGGATTGTCTCTGCCATCGGTTTACTTGTCGGTGCCGGTCTTTATTATGCAGGATTTTTAACCACGGTTGCTACTCTGATCATTCTGGTCTTATTCGATCTGGTAGAAGAAAGATATTTCGGAAAATACGAATATAAGGTCCTGATCCTGGATCTGAAACAGAAAAAATTCCACCGAAAAGGGTTTAAGGAATTATTATTAAGAAATAAGTTACGATTGGTTTCGGAATCTTTTATGCAAGATTACCAAACTAAAAACGCTCAGATCAAACTTACGATCGCTATGCCTCGAGATTTCGATATTCTAAAGATCGTGGACGAATTCAGGAATCTGGCGGATGTCATAAAAATCAGTATAGAATCTACTTAA
- a CDS encoding TetR/AcrR family transcriptional regulator — translation MDPKKKTVRNPVQDRSIARKESIIDAAYRLVKRNGYNETGIRDIVEEAGVSIGTFYAYYKDKNDIALEIVRKYSEEFYGNLAAETIGLLPENADLTRIILEILTRMRKSALKNKKLHKEFAILSLSDQALASAVKKIERERIGTEVFKLLQYFGKGRKLRSEPSALLVAQRAMDDIITYMVLQGFDIPDEKILEETALMIGRYLEIS, via the coding sequence ATGGATCCGAAGAAAAAAACTGTCCGTAATCCTGTACAAGATCGTTCGATAGCCCGAAAAGAAAGCATAATAGATGCTGCCTATAGACTCGTAAAACGTAACGGATATAATGAAACCGGAATACGGGACATAGTGGAAGAAGCGGGTGTTTCCATCGGGACGTTTTATGCTTACTACAAGGATAAGAACGATATTGCTTTAGAAATAGTTCGAAAATATAGCGAAGAATTTTACGGGAATCTTGCCGCGGAAACTATCGGCTTACTTCCTGAAAATGCAGATCTTACCAGGATTATTTTGGAAATTTTAACCAGAATGCGCAAGTCCGCCTTAAAAAACAAAAAACTACATAAAGAATTTGCGATATTGTCTCTTTCGGACCAGGCTCTTGCAAGTGCCGTAAAAAAAATTGAAAGGGAAAGGATCGGAACGGAAGTTTTCAAACTGCTGCAATACTTCGGCAAAGGCCGAAAACTAAGATCCGAACCCTCAGCTCTTTTAGTCGCCCAAAGAGCAATGGATGATATAATAACGTATATGGTTCTACAAGGATTCGATATCCCGGATGAAAAAATCCTAGAAGAGACCGCACTTATGATCGGAAGATATTTAGAGATCTCTTAA
- a CDS encoding alpha/beta hydrolase family protein — protein sequence MGCIIGKFSHLLVFMVLSISVWNCGKIEKGRFFNDQAYHFQTLRALNDARSDGAETGEVLEAVRNIKEGDPQSWFSAWENAGNKVLERGDRIQDRMSRGQAYLRAHNYLRTAEFFLDPEDEKRSSAFDRSVEVFHKGLDTLGVKYEKIKVPYGEYQLNAIYYPGPSGADHKPLIVLVGGFDSTLEELYFVLVRAAYERGFSVLTYEGPGQGSVLRKQNLGFTPEWEKPTKAVLDTFLASHKKPSKSVLVGMSLGGYFAPRAAAYDKRFDGVVAYDVLFDFGEVAENSVPGIILWLEKKNYDNVIEFLVKIKSSLSPSFSWGVKNGRWTMKTGTSSETLKAFRAYTLANSAEKITQDVLILAGTEDHFIPVKQVEDFKSKLTNAKSVTSILYDRGSGGAEHCQLGAQALWHADFFDWMKRFENK from the coding sequence ATGGGATGTATAATAGGGAAATTTAGTCATCTTTTGGTTTTTATGGTGCTTTCAATTTCCGTTTGGAACTGCGGGAAAATCGAAAAGGGGCGTTTTTTCAACGATCAGGCCTATCATTTTCAAACCTTAAGAGCCTTGAACGACGCCCGCAGTGACGGAGCGGAAACAGGAGAGGTTCTCGAGGCGGTACGGAATATCAAGGAAGGGGACCCTCAATCTTGGTTTTCCGCCTGGGAAAATGCGGGAAATAAGGTTTTAGAGAGAGGAGATCGTATCCAGGACCGGATGAGCCGGGGGCAAGCATACCTGAGAGCGCATAATTATCTTAGAACGGCGGAATTTTTCCTAGATCCTGAGGATGAAAAAAGATCTTCCGCATTCGATAGATCCGTGGAAGTTTTTCATAAAGGATTGGATACTCTTGGAGTAAAATATGAGAAGATCAAAGTTCCTTACGGCGAATATCAATTAAATGCGATCTATTATCCGGGGCCTTCCGGTGCGGATCATAAACCTTTGATCGTTCTCGTGGGAGGTTTCGATTCGACTTTAGAAGAATTATATTTCGTTCTTGTTCGAGCTGCTTATGAGAGAGGGTTCAGCGTGCTTACTTACGAAGGGCCTGGCCAAGGTTCCGTATTACGAAAGCAAAATTTGGGTTTTACTCCCGAATGGGAAAAGCCGACGAAAGCCGTACTGGATACTTTTTTAGCTTCTCATAAGAAACCTAGCAAATCCGTTCTGGTAGGTATGAGTCTGGGCGGATATTTCGCTCCCCGTGCTGCCGCTTACGACAAGAGATTTGACGGAGTGGTTGCCTACGACGTTTTGTTCGATTTTGGAGAAGTGGCCGAGAATTCCGTTCCGGGGATCATACTCTGGCTTGAAAAAAAGAATTATGATAATGTAATTGAGTTCCTAGTGAAGATAAAATCGTCCCTTTCTCCCAGTTTTTCCTGGGGAGTAAAAAATGGAAGATGGACGATGAAAACCGGAACCTCAAGCGAGACTTTGAAAGCATTTAGGGCTTATACGTTGGCGAATTCTGCAGAAAAGATCACACAAGACGTTTTGATCCTCGCAGGAACGGAAGATCACTTCATTCCGGTCAAACAAGTCGAGGACTTTAAGAGTAAATTAACGAATGCGAAAAGCGTTACTTCGATACTCTATGACAGAGGATCAGGAGGAGCGGAGCATTGCCAATTAGGCGCTCAGGCTTTATGGCACGCGGACTTTTTCGATTGGATGAAAAGGTTCGAAAATAAATGA
- a CDS encoding STAS domain-containing protein, which produces MANLTFNEKVEGSKLILKVAGEIDAKTAPDLKIKLEAAVGNGIKTIICDCSALTYIASAGIGVLNSIQKFLKEKSGEIVFCSLKKEVKDTMELMYFTKKVRVFPSLDDALGGV; this is translated from the coding sequence ATGGCGAACCTCACATTCAACGAAAAAGTGGAAGGAAGCAAGTTGATCCTCAAAGTCGCGGGCGAGATCGATGCTAAGACCGCTCCGGATCTAAAGATCAAATTGGAAGCAGCGGTAGGGAACGGAATTAAAACAATTATCTGTGATTGTTCCGCTCTTACTTATATCGCTTCCGCAGGGATCGGTGTTTTAAACTCCATCCAAAAATTCCTGAAGGAAAAATCGGGAGAGATCGTTTTCTGCAGCCTTAAGAAGGAAGTGAAGGATACGATGGAACTCATGTATTTCACCAAAAAGGTAAGAGTATTCCCCTCTTTAGATGACGCATTAGGCGGGGTTTGA
- a CDS encoding ATP-binding protein: MDSSPEKILYYSVDLDELSKIRGEVREFLGEDCSDIVKGRIVFCLDEAMTNVIEHGFSEPNSSKIELRMKKNKGSWKFSILDQGVPFDPTKEKSETWKELYESGADGGFGLRSIKKIMIVRYQRLKNPPRNKLTLIHTR; this comes from the coding sequence ATGGATTCCTCTCCGGAAAAAATCCTATATTACTCCGTAGACCTGGATGAACTTTCTAAAATTCGGGGGGAGGTCCGTGAATTTTTGGGAGAGGACTGTTCGGATATAGTCAAAGGCCGGATCGTATTCTGCCTGGATGAAGCAATGACTAACGTAATAGAACACGGATTTTCGGAGCCGAACTCCTCTAAAATCGAGCTCAGAATGAAAAAGAATAAGGGAAGCTGGAAATTCTCCATCCTGGACCAAGGCGTTCCTTTCGATCCCACGAAAGAAAAAAGCGAAACCTGGAAGGAATTATACGAAAGCGGGGCCGATGGAGGTTTCGGATTACGTTCCATTAAAAAAATAATGATCGTACGTTACCAACGTCTTAAAAATCCCCCGCGTAACAAACTTACTCTGATCCATACGAGATAA
- a CDS encoding PP2C family protein-serine/threonine phosphatase: MIKNKFLRAVLPGIRAKLSFFTAALVISILGFTSIIHYAQQTKALEQKLESELKAPLEYVNSVVLDLENLSRSMILIEEFKVRVKEKKKQLSKFKRTVVQKEGGLFGALKAFGQSIGLNVKRGNVYKSVDTYFTRYLSEKEIQEFESKVRNELRKENGAPIDAPVYEKIRSIAEKTALARISAETSKIRIEEITEELKDIDSELAKPDIDPKKKKTYLTDKDKLEKERKAAEKAIPDGEKKAASGETALTKALQNFFRGSFKDRISSLGLLPDKIRILAYDRAGKETLDTGLLFSQSSETGKKLLTQTDFTESRKTLFGDTDVLEVIQNKSEAESYEVGGRQYEVIYRPVFRNPSTAERSRSMAEEIVENPKDWAKYLEEDRKISAEIAEISQRLKSRMSELRKDGKAKPSSDKEFKNLALAYRQMLKKRDTKLEQLQPYSSVFEKNEKKWTDDHKSLKDKITSTSKEILEWEKMLKFPPKEGENKTSPEEIQEKIRILESQEEEYKDSLIRLESTKGDWSNSYEHKAEDAFYGLREAALEDFTFIPFKTGPASIRRYYKDDNERKSVRIKWRLLREWILSGNSETELPKTPKGIAWDSGILVRSRSEAEEMMWALDSTPLVLSGEEEGKGLVYDLLRKDLLGYNIILIDRTEGVRQMRSNREEMIRYTGIIGTIAILLAYGLAWFVVRRIRGISKNAELIGEGNLNVEFPPAGYDEIGVLSESLNDMVHGLKEREEMKGELLAAEEIQKRLLPEKLPSSLNDYVEFGAFYKAMTGVGGDYYDFIELGGGKIAICIGDVSNHGVGPAIVMALFRAQIRAILRKGERDLKKILLEANGYLYEDTPDHIFITFFLAIFDSNTSRLEYISAGHVKPLFFDASDGKIKELPAGGLPIGMDENSFFETTIERRALTLDSGDIFFEYTDGLDEARSPNSDMYTRERLAKLLHANGEKRPEELIKTIVTDVESHTQQDLSATGFSKLSDDIAMIAIRKR, encoded by the coding sequence ATGATTAAAAACAAATTCCTGAGAGCGGTTCTTCCCGGGATTCGGGCGAAACTTTCCTTTTTTACGGCCGCATTGGTTATCTCCATATTAGGCTTCACATCCATAATTCATTATGCCCAACAGACAAAGGCTTTGGAACAGAAGTTGGAGTCGGAATTAAAAGCTCCTTTGGAATATGTGAACTCTGTCGTTCTGGATCTGGAAAACCTGAGCCGAAGTATGATCTTGATAGAGGAATTCAAGGTCAGAGTGAAAGAGAAGAAAAAACAACTCAGTAAATTTAAAAGGACGGTCGTCCAGAAAGAAGGCGGGCTTTTCGGTGCGTTAAAAGCATTTGGTCAATCCATCGGTTTGAACGTGAAAAGGGGAAATGTTTATAAATCCGTTGATACTTATTTTACGAGATATCTTTCCGAAAAAGAGATCCAAGAATTCGAATCCAAGGTCCGAAACGAATTAAGAAAAGAGAATGGAGCTCCGATTGACGCACCTGTTTATGAAAAGATCAGATCCATTGCGGAAAAGACCGCCCTCGCAAGGATCAGTGCGGAAACTTCTAAGATCAGAATAGAAGAAATTACGGAAGAGTTAAAGGATATAGATTCTGAATTAGCAAAACCCGATATCGATCCTAAGAAGAAAAAAACCTATCTTACGGATAAGGACAAATTAGAGAAGGAACGAAAGGCCGCAGAAAAAGCGATCCCGGACGGAGAGAAGAAGGCGGCATCGGGTGAGACCGCTTTAACAAAGGCTCTTCAGAATTTTTTCAGAGGATCTTTTAAGGATCGAATTTCTTCTTTAGGACTTCTTCCGGATAAAATTAGGATTTTAGCTTATGATAGAGCGGGGAAGGAAACCCTGGACACAGGTTTACTTTTCTCTCAAAGTTCCGAGACCGGAAAAAAATTACTCACACAGACGGATTTTACGGAAAGTCGTAAAACCCTTTTCGGAGATACCGACGTTTTAGAGGTTATCCAAAACAAATCGGAGGCGGAAAGTTATGAAGTGGGCGGTAGACAATACGAAGTAATATATCGTCCTGTTTTTAGGAACCCAAGTACTGCGGAAAGATCCAGGTCCATGGCGGAAGAGATCGTTGAGAATCCCAAAGATTGGGCAAAGTATCTGGAAGAAGATAGAAAAATTTCCGCAGAGATTGCGGAGATCTCTCAAAGATTGAAATCAAGAATGTCGGAACTTCGCAAGGACGGAAAAGCTAAACCTTCTTCCGATAAGGAATTCAAAAATCTGGCTCTGGCCTATAGGCAGATGCTCAAGAAACGAGATACTAAGCTTGAACAGTTACAGCCGTATTCTTCGGTTTTTGAGAAGAATGAGAAAAAATGGACTGATGATCATAAATCCCTAAAAGACAAGATAACAAGTACTTCCAAGGAAATTTTGGAATGGGAGAAGATGCTGAAGTTCCCTCCTAAAGAAGGGGAGAACAAAACTTCACCGGAAGAGATCCAGGAAAAGATCAGGATATTAGAATCTCAGGAAGAAGAATATAAGGATTCTTTAATCCGTTTGGAATCGACTAAGGGTGATTGGAGTAACTCCTACGAACATAAAGCGGAAGACGCTTTTTACGGCCTGAGAGAGGCGGCATTGGAGGATTTCACATTTATTCCTTTCAAAACAGGGCCCGCCAGCATTAGAAGATATTATAAAGATGATAATGAAAGAAAGTCCGTTCGGATCAAATGGAGGCTTTTGAGAGAATGGATCCTTTCCGGAAATTCAGAGACGGAACTACCTAAAACTCCTAAGGGGATCGCTTGGGACTCCGGTATCCTTGTCAGAAGTAGAAGTGAAGCGGAAGAAATGATGTGGGCCCTGGACTCCACTCCACTTGTTCTTTCTGGAGAAGAGGAAGGTAAGGGGCTAGTCTACGACCTCCTCCGCAAAGACTTATTAGGGTATAATATTATTCTAATTGATAGGACCGAAGGTGTTCGTCAGATGAGATCCAACAGAGAAGAGATGATCCGTTACACGGGGATCATCGGAACTATCGCAATTCTTCTGGCGTACGGCTTGGCTTGGTTTGTGGTCCGCAGGATCAGGGGTATCAGTAAAAATGCAGAGTTAATCGGAGAAGGGAATCTGAATGTCGAATTTCCTCCTGCGGGTTACGACGAGATCGGCGTATTGAGTGAATCTCTGAATGATATGGTTCACGGTTTAAAGGAAAGAGAAGAGATGAAAGGGGAACTTCTGGCGGCGGAAGAGATCCAGAAACGTCTGCTTCCTGAAAAACTTCCTTCTAGCTTGAACGACTATGTTGAATTCGGGGCGTTCTATAAAGCGATGACCGGAGTAGGTGGGGATTATTACGATTTTATCGAATTAGGCGGAGGAAAGATCGCGATCTGTATCGGTGATGTTTCCAACCATGGTGTGGGTCCTGCGATCGTGATGGCTCTTTTCAGGGCTCAGATCCGGGCCATTCTACGGAAGGGAGAAAGGGATCTGAAAAAGATCCTGCTCGAGGCAAACGGATATCTGTATGAAGATACTCCTGATCATATTTTTATCACATTCTTTTTGGCGATCTTCGATTCCAATACTTCCAGATTGGAGTATATATCTGCGGGCCATGTTAAGCCTTTATTCTTCGACGCTTCCGATGGAAAGATCAAAGAACTTCCTGCAGGCGGTTTGCCGATCGGTATGGATGAAAATTCTTTCTTTGAAACTACTATTGAGAGGAGGGCATTAACTTTGGATTCCGGAGATATTTTCTTTGAATATACGGATGGTTTGGATGAAGCAAGAAGTCCGAACTCGGATATGTATACCAGAGAGAGGCTTGCGAAACTTTTGCATGCAAACGGAGAAAAACGTCCGGAAGAATTGATCAAGACAATCGTTACGGATGTGGAATCCCATACGCAACAAGACCTGAGCGCGACCGGGTTTTCGAAACTTTCCGACGATATCGCGATGATCGCGATCCGGAAAAGATAA